The Hyalangium gracile genome window below encodes:
- a CDS encoding Ig-like domain-containing protein, whose product MSPATAAVLPGETVRLEAIVTGTNDTRVLWEVRSGGGTVDSAGLFTAPLQEGTSELRATSVKDPEAFAHARVRVRIPPPPLSIALLPATLKLQARSTTRFEVQVSNGTGSEQFEWLVVEGDGGGTILETETDKAIIYQAPYAPGTFHLSVRVRGNRDVSALATVTVTSEALRATVSGTVHYTGQKAGRVYVLFAWGHGSGDSLIPQVSTSLDAPGPYSLSPIQGSSAPAYVLAFMDTQGTGRLNLATDPMALVPLRVTGEDQVLDVTLADPSRSHALRDVSGSPQAVGLQDRLFVAFGGSRSPLGPHGELADAYRIYWNHEGEPGPGNFLGSMTVSAAHSLLEHGHLVVIPRLAPGRYYVGVAPLLGSVEGRVTHSLSAGNVGLAPGAGATLSGQVQLEAPSPSGSVYVAAWNGPNILITRVPATSSSVSWSIPGLLDGDYQVWAWLDANDDGFLERATPRLDERPLVAVRGTSPVSAPTLSFVPVPTRVRATSLQQHHHLEPGWFQQGGTFYDFSFVPGGKQPAAVRMVGGQVLPVPYDVPGSFAAPLFGAVVGLAQVPFRLEWVAADLAPRIPPGTRFTGEVRYTDGSTESLAVDTPPVLPMVTLLAPVLKARSSSTPTFYWLPPANLPPSLTQRLMVFKDRPSGQLLWNRVVPLSQSQILYNDDGKAGALQPGSTYFWVVELSDGQGNFAKASDLFLVQ is encoded by the coding sequence GTGAGCCCAGCGACGGCGGCGGTCCTCCCCGGCGAGACCGTTCGCCTCGAGGCCATCGTGACGGGGACGAATGACACGCGTGTGCTGTGGGAGGTGAGATCCGGTGGAGGCACGGTGGACAGCGCGGGCCTGTTCACGGCTCCGCTCCAGGAGGGCACCTCCGAGCTCCGCGCGACCAGCGTGAAGGACCCCGAGGCCTTCGCGCATGCCCGCGTGCGCGTGCGGATTCCCCCGCCCCCCCTCAGCATCGCCCTGCTGCCGGCGACCCTGAAGCTGCAGGCGCGGAGCACGACCCGATTCGAGGTCCAGGTCTCCAACGGCACCGGCTCTGAGCAGTTCGAGTGGCTCGTGGTGGAGGGCGATGGGGGCGGTACGATCCTCGAGACGGAGACGGACAAGGCGATCATCTACCAGGCCCCCTACGCGCCCGGCACCTTCCACCTGTCGGTTCGCGTCCGGGGTAATCGCGATGTCTCCGCGCTCGCCACCGTGACGGTGACATCCGAGGCTCTACGCGCCACGGTGAGCGGCACCGTCCACTACACCGGACAGAAGGCAGGACGGGTGTATGTCCTCTTCGCGTGGGGCCATGGCAGCGGGGACTCGCTGATTCCCCAGGTGAGCACCAGCCTCGATGCGCCTGGCCCCTACAGCCTCTCTCCCATCCAGGGCTCCTCGGCGCCTGCCTACGTGCTCGCCTTCATGGACACCCAGGGGACGGGCCGGCTGAACCTCGCCACGGATCCGATGGCCCTCGTTCCTCTCCGTGTCACGGGCGAGGACCAGGTCCTGGATGTCACCCTGGCGGATCCCTCGCGGAGTCATGCGCTCCGAGACGTCTCGGGCTCTCCTCAAGCGGTGGGCCTGCAGGATCGCCTGTTCGTCGCCTTCGGCGGATCGCGAAGCCCGCTGGGGCCTCATGGCGAGCTGGCGGATGCGTACCGGATCTACTGGAACCATGAGGGAGAACCCGGGCCCGGCAACTTCCTGGGCTCGATGACCGTGTCCGCCGCGCACTCGCTGCTCGAGCACGGCCACCTCGTGGTCATCCCGAGACTGGCTCCCGGGCGCTACTACGTCGGCGTCGCGCCGCTGCTGGGCAGCGTCGAGGGGCGGGTGACCCACTCCCTCTCCGCCGGCAACGTGGGGCTCGCTCCGGGAGCAGGAGCCACCCTCAGCGGGCAGGTACAGCTGGAAGCGCCCTCACCGTCCGGGTCGGTCTATGTCGCCGCATGGAACGGGCCGAACATCCTGATCACCCGCGTGCCCGCCACGAGCTCCAGCGTCTCCTGGTCCATCCCCGGGCTGCTGGACGGGGACTACCAGGTATGGGCGTGGCTGGATGCCAATGACGATGGCTTCCTCGAGCGCGCCACTCCACGACTCGACGAACGCCCGCTCGTGGCCGTGCGCGGCACCTCGCCCGTGAGCGCGCCCACGCTGAGCTTCGTCCCGGTCCCCACCCGCGTCCGAGCCACCTCGCTCCAGCAGCATCATCACCTCGAGCCGGGTTGGTTCCAGCAGGGGGGCACCTTCTATGACTTCTCCTTCGTGCCCGGCGGCAAGCAGCCCGCTGCGGTGCGGATGGTCGGCGGCCAGGTCCTGCCAGTCCCCTATGACGTGCCCGGCAGCTTCGCCGCCCCGCTCTTCGGTGCGGTCGTCGGCCTGGCGCAAGTCCCCTTCCGGCTCGAGTGGGTGGCGGCCGATCTGGCGCCGAGAATTCCTCCCGGAACGCGCTTCACCGGCGAGGTTCGCTACACCGACGGCAGCACGGAGTCGCTCGCCGTGGACACGCCCCCCGTCCTGCCCATGGTGACCCTGCTCGCTCCCGTGCTCAAGGCGAGGAGCTCCTCCACGCCTACCTTCTACTGGCTTCCGCCCGCGAACCTCCCGCCCTCGCTTACCCAACGCCTCATGGTCTTCAAGGACAGGCCCTCGGGGCAGCTGCTGTGGAATCGCGTCGTTCCCCTCTCCCAGTCGCAGATCCTCTACAACGACGACGGGAAGGCCGGCGCGCTCCAGCCCGGTAGCACCTACTTCTGGGTGGTGGAGCTGTCGGATGGTCAGGGCAACTTTGCCAAGGCCTCCGACCTCTTCCTGGTGCAGTGA
- a CDS encoding lipase family protein: protein MARIRSSSEGKTLSRRSDAPARKADPRKAPSSSRETPSRNPVRETRSPTIRNLHQDSFQAQATSTRGLNAASGSGGTGRTPPHVQRANESMERIRSGNLERAANPQPVPFKPGTPDLQYDGMLVGSGGVDASGKPVILMYPPDTAISDVQPFTPRGGVRNDETLIYTNGILTDTAGQASSLQYLADLTGSATVGVRNSTAGFLRDLAQSGVDTLNPEWLNPASVALAETVLAELSQGKPIHLVGHSQGGLVTSNALKIVDSILKGTPQETGFDARTLDTMRQGYQDMKVETFGSAAHDYPAGPHYVHYINVQDPVPSEIGLGGNIPSATVEDFQRRAGGDKATVYFLNSPGNNPHSPLPAHDLEALYLANRVPFAEAQRNAGKIIPSKELGADELMAVGVSERVATELSLRYPLLELDSQHSGLDTLQSIVREYKDFAPPGASVDDFVKQLFQDAARGNPSKPEEGVYTLMRVLGRIADAPPDGDWVGTLEYVRHDYERAGHTHATQAIDRLIEQLEEAGF, encoded by the coding sequence ATGGCTCGCATCCGTTCCTCCTCGGAAGGCAAGACCCTCTCCCGGCGCTCCGATGCTCCGGCTCGCAAGGCCGACCCCCGGAAGGCGCCCTCCTCTTCCCGGGAGACGCCGTCCCGGAACCCGGTGAGGGAGACGCGCTCTCCCACCATCCGCAACCTCCACCAGGACTCGTTCCAGGCCCAGGCGACGAGCACCCGCGGCCTGAACGCGGCGAGTGGCTCTGGCGGCACCGGCAGGACGCCTCCGCATGTCCAGCGCGCCAATGAGTCGATGGAGCGCATCCGCAGCGGCAACCTCGAGCGCGCGGCGAACCCGCAGCCCGTCCCCTTCAAGCCCGGGACGCCGGACCTGCAGTACGACGGCATGCTGGTGGGCTCGGGCGGCGTGGATGCCAGCGGCAAGCCCGTCATCCTGATGTACCCGCCGGACACCGCCATCTCCGACGTGCAGCCGTTCACCCCGCGGGGCGGCGTGCGCAACGACGAGACGCTCATCTACACCAACGGCATCCTCACGGACACGGCGGGCCAGGCCAGCTCGCTGCAGTACCTGGCGGACCTGACGGGCAGCGCCACCGTCGGCGTGCGCAACTCCACCGCCGGCTTCCTGCGCGACTTGGCCCAGTCGGGCGTCGACACGCTCAACCCCGAGTGGCTCAACCCCGCCTCCGTGGCGCTGGCCGAGACGGTGCTCGCGGAGCTGTCCCAGGGCAAGCCCATCCATCTGGTGGGCCACAGCCAGGGCGGCCTCGTCACCTCCAACGCGCTGAAGATCGTCGACTCGATCCTCAAGGGCACGCCCCAGGAGACGGGCTTCGATGCCCGGACGCTGGACACCATGCGCCAGGGCTACCAGGACATGAAGGTGGAGACGTTCGGCTCGGCGGCCCACGACTACCCGGCCGGCCCGCACTACGTGCACTACATCAACGTGCAGGATCCGGTGCCCTCGGAGATCGGCCTGGGCGGCAACATCCCCTCGGCCACGGTGGAGGACTTCCAGCGCCGCGCCGGTGGCGACAAGGCCACTGTCTACTTCCTCAACTCGCCCGGCAACAACCCCCACTCTCCCCTGCCCGCGCACGATCTCGAGGCGCTCTACTTGGCCAACCGCGTGCCCTTCGCCGAGGCCCAGCGGAACGCCGGGAAGATCATCCCCTCCAAGGAGCTGGGCGCCGATGAGCTGATGGCGGTCGGCGTGAGCGAGCGCGTGGCCACGGAGCTGTCCCTGCGCTACCCGCTGCTGGAGCTGGACAGCCAGCACTCTGGCCTGGACACGCTGCAGAGCATCGTGCGCGAGTACAAGGACTTCGCGCCCCCGGGCGCCAGCGTGGACGACTTCGTCAAGCAGCTCTTCCAGGACGCGGCCCGTGGCAACCCCAGCAAGCCCGAGGAGGGCGTCTACACCCTGATGCGCGTGCTGGGCCGCATCGCGGACGCGCCGCCGGATGGCGACTGGGTGGGCACGCTCGAGTACGTGCGCCATGACTACGAGCGCGCCGGCCACACCCACGCCACCCAGGCCATCGATCGTCTGATCGAGCAGCTCGAGGAGGCTGGCTTCTAG
- a CDS encoding TetR/AcrR family transcriptional regulator encodes MSSTETGATRQEQERSRVTRQKLMAAAIEVLAEQGWAGATTGAIAERAGVSRGACQHHFPTRAALVAAAVEHVFRQQVEELVRRAKELPKSQRRLEPLLNLLADVYTGPLFRAATHLWVAAVTDEELKAQLLPLETHVGREVHRLTVELLGLDEHDRDVRETVRATLDLLRGLALANLLHDDSARRRKVLAHWARVFEARLTPP; translated from the coding sequence ATGAGCAGTACGGAGACTGGAGCGACGAGACAGGAGCAGGAGCGCAGCCGTGTCACGCGGCAGAAGCTGATGGCGGCCGCCATCGAGGTGCTCGCGGAGCAGGGCTGGGCGGGCGCCACGACCGGAGCCATCGCCGAGCGCGCGGGCGTGTCGCGGGGCGCCTGCCAGCACCACTTCCCGACGCGCGCGGCCCTCGTGGCGGCCGCCGTGGAGCACGTCTTCCGGCAGCAGGTCGAGGAGCTCGTGCGGCGCGCGAAGGAGCTACCGAAGAGCCAGCGACGCCTCGAGCCGCTGCTGAACCTTCTCGCCGACGTCTACACTGGCCCGCTCTTCAGGGCCGCGACGCACCTGTGGGTGGCGGCCGTCACCGACGAGGAGCTGAAGGCGCAGCTGCTGCCACTCGAGACACACGTGGGCCGGGAGGTGCATCGGCTCACCGTCGAGCTGCTGGGGCTCGACGAGCACGACCGCGACGTCCGCGAGACCGTGCGCGCGACGCTCGATCTCCTGCGTGGGCTGGCGCTCGCCAACCTGCTCCACGACGACAGCGCCCGGCGCCGCAAGGTGCTGGCCCACTGGGCGCGCGTGTTCGAGGCACGACTCACGCCGCCCTGA
- a CDS encoding trypsin-like serine protease: MRSAKFMRRWAVASGLSLLAGCGPEMLEEKLPQELASGEQEIVGGTATTIGANPWQVSLQTSSGFHFCGGSVLNENWILTAQHCVNDGGSISKPAKILAGSTQVNGSGQSRAVAEVIVYPGYVDASKGKDVALLRLSTPLDLSGANVKAIPLVTASDASSGVTNTGVVTRVTGWGTLSSGGSSPTTLQTVDVNIISNSSAQSSYPSETITADQLAAAAPGKDSCQGDSGGPLTVLKGSTRVLAGVVSWGYGCADSRYPGMYARVSSFESWITSKINGTTPPPGSTLLSQSNLSGSSGTWKHYTITVPAGATSLTVTQSGGSGDADLYVRRSSQPTTSAYDCRPYLSGNSETCSFSSPASGTWYVSVRGYSTYSGVSVTATVP, encoded by the coding sequence ATGCGTTCTGCCAAGTTCATGCGCCGTTGGGCTGTCGCCAGCGGGCTGTCGCTGCTGGCTGGTTGTGGTCCCGAGATGCTCGAGGAGAAGCTCCCGCAGGAGCTCGCGTCCGGTGAGCAGGAGATCGTCGGTGGTACCGCGACGACGATCGGCGCCAACCCCTGGCAGGTGTCGCTGCAGACCAGCTCCGGCTTCCACTTCTGCGGCGGCTCGGTGCTGAACGAGAACTGGATCCTCACCGCGCAGCACTGCGTGAACGACGGCGGCTCCATCTCCAAGCCGGCGAAGATCCTGGCGGGCAGCACCCAGGTCAACGGCAGCGGGCAGTCCCGCGCGGTGGCCGAGGTCATCGTGTACCCGGGCTACGTGGATGCCAGCAAGGGCAAGGACGTGGCGCTGCTGCGCCTGTCCACGCCGCTGGATCTGAGCGGTGCGAACGTGAAGGCGATCCCGCTGGTCACCGCGTCCGACGCCTCCTCGGGCGTCACCAACACGGGCGTCGTCACGCGCGTCACCGGCTGGGGCACGCTGTCCAGCGGCGGCTCGAGCCCCACCACGCTGCAGACGGTGGACGTGAACATCATCAGCAACAGCTCGGCGCAGTCTTCCTACCCGAGCGAGACCATCACCGCGGACCAGCTCGCCGCGGCGGCCCCGGGCAAGGACTCGTGCCAGGGTGACAGCGGTGGCCCGCTGACCGTGCTCAAGGGCAGCACCCGCGTGCTGGCCGGCGTCGTCAGCTGGGGCTACGGCTGCGCCGACTCGCGCTACCCGGGCATGTACGCCCGCGTGTCGTCCTTCGAGAGCTGGATCACCTCGAAGATCAACGGCACCACGCCTCCTCCGGGCTCGACGCTGCTCTCGCAGAGCAACCTCTCGGGCTCGAGCGGCACCTGGAAGCACTACACCATCACCGTCCCGGCGGGCGCCACCAGCCTCACGGTGACCCAGTCGGGCGGCTCGGGTGACGCGGACCTCTACGTCCGCCGGAGCTCGCAGCCGACGACGAGCGCGTATGACTGCCGCCCGTACCTCAGCGGCAACAGCGAGACGTGCTCCTTCTCCAGCCCGGCCTCCGGGACCTGGTACGTCTCCGTGCGTGGCTACTCCACGTACTCGGGCGTCTCGGTGACCGCGACCGTCCCGTAA
- a CDS encoding SDR family oxidoreductase → MGYRSIFAPGAFSGRTIIVTGAGSGIGRCTAHELAALGAHVVLVGRKPDKLAHVAGELAAEGHESTQHTVDIRDEEGVRTMVAAVVAARGRIDGLVNNAGGQFPAPLAQISKKGFEAVVATNLTGGFLVAREVFMQSMCDHGGAIVNMLADSWGGMPGMGHSGAARAGMFNLTQTAAVEWASVGVRVNAVAPGWVASSGLDTYKDPTVQALIPELRKQVPLYRLATESEVSAAIVFLLSDAAAFITGEVIRIDGGASCSTKVFPLPEHSTSKPYEGFHLAASPRILGDKKEK, encoded by the coding sequence ATGGGCTATCGATCAATCTTCGCTCCAGGCGCCTTCTCGGGCCGTACGATCATCGTCACCGGGGCCGGCAGCGGCATCGGGAGGTGCACGGCGCACGAGCTCGCGGCGCTCGGCGCGCATGTCGTCCTCGTCGGCCGCAAGCCGGACAAGCTCGCGCACGTCGCCGGTGAGCTCGCCGCCGAGGGCCACGAGTCGACGCAGCACACCGTCGACATCCGTGACGAGGAGGGTGTTCGCACCATGGTCGCCGCCGTCGTCGCGGCGCGCGGTCGCATCGACGGGCTCGTGAACAACGCTGGCGGACAGTTCCCCGCGCCGCTCGCGCAGATCTCGAAGAAGGGTTTCGAGGCGGTCGTCGCGACGAACCTCACCGGAGGCTTCCTCGTCGCGCGCGAGGTGTTCATGCAGTCCATGTGCGACCACGGCGGGGCGATCGTCAACATGCTGGCGGACTCGTGGGGCGGAATGCCGGGCATGGGGCACTCGGGTGCGGCGCGCGCGGGCATGTTCAACCTGACGCAGACGGCAGCCGTCGAGTGGGCCTCCGTCGGTGTCCGCGTGAATGCCGTCGCCCCCGGATGGGTGGCTTCGAGCGGCCTCGACACCTACAAGGACCCGACCGTCCAGGCGCTCATCCCGGAGCTGCGCAAACAGGTGCCGCTGTACCGGCTCGCGACCGAGTCCGAGGTGAGCGCCGCCATCGTGTTCCTCCTCTCGGACGCGGCGGCCTTCATCACCGGCGAGGTCATCCGCATCGACGGTGGCGCCTCCTGCAGCACGAAGGTGTTCCCGCTGCCGGAGCACTCGACCTCGAAGCCGTACGAGGGGTTCCACCTGGCCGCGTCGCCGCGAATCCTCGGCGACAAGAAGGAGAAGTGA
- a CDS encoding acyl-CoA dehydrogenase family protein, whose protein sequence is MQQTQEHRAIRQTVRQFVEQELNPHVDAWEAAEIFPAREVFRKLGELGLLGITKPTEFGGLGLDASFSVAFAEELGHCTCGALPMAIGVVTDMATPALARFGSDELRREFLAPTLAGERVCSIAVSEPGAGSDVAGVKTVARRDGDDYVIDGSKMWITNGMQADWICLLANTGDGPAHANKSLIIVPMDRPGITKSKIRKLGMWASDTAQLFLDGVRVPARFRIGEEGRGFAMQMQQFQEERLFVAASTLITFDRLITQTAEYTRQRQAFGQSILDNQTVHFRLAELQTEVEALRALIYRTVELYIARRDDPEVVKLASMCKLKSGRLARELADGCLQFWGGMGFTWDNPVARAYRDLRLGSIGGGADEVMLGIISKAMGTLPRKSRG, encoded by the coding sequence ATGCAGCAGACCCAGGAACACCGCGCCATCCGCCAGACCGTCCGTCAGTTCGTCGAGCAGGAGCTGAACCCCCACGTCGATGCCTGGGAGGCCGCCGAGATCTTCCCGGCGCGAGAGGTGTTCCGGAAGCTCGGCGAGCTCGGGCTGCTGGGCATCACGAAGCCCACGGAGTTCGGCGGGCTGGGGCTCGACGCGTCATTCTCGGTCGCCTTCGCCGAGGAGCTCGGGCACTGCACCTGCGGCGCGCTGCCGATGGCCATCGGCGTCGTCACGGACATGGCGACCCCGGCCCTGGCCCGCTTTGGCAGTGACGAGCTGCGGCGGGAGTTCCTCGCGCCCACGCTCGCCGGGGAGCGCGTCTGTTCCATCGCGGTGAGCGAGCCTGGCGCCGGCTCCGACGTGGCGGGGGTGAAGACGGTCGCGCGCCGCGACGGTGACGACTACGTCATCGACGGCAGCAAGATGTGGATCACCAACGGCATGCAGGCCGACTGGATCTGCCTGCTCGCGAACACGGGCGACGGGCCGGCGCACGCGAACAAGTCGCTCATCATCGTGCCGATGGATCGCCCCGGCATCACGAAGTCGAAGATCCGCAAGCTGGGCATGTGGGCTTCCGACACGGCGCAGCTCTTCCTCGACGGCGTGCGCGTTCCGGCGCGCTTCCGCATTGGCGAGGAGGGGCGCGGCTTCGCCATGCAGATGCAGCAGTTCCAGGAGGAGCGGCTCTTCGTGGCGGCGAGCACCCTCATCACCTTCGATCGGCTCATCACGCAGACGGCCGAGTACACGCGGCAGCGCCAGGCGTTCGGGCAGTCGATTCTGGACAACCAGACCGTCCATTTCCGACTGGCCGAGCTGCAGACCGAGGTCGAGGCGCTGCGGGCGCTCATCTACCGGACCGTCGAGCTGTACATCGCGCGCAGGGACGATCCCGAGGTCGTGAAGCTCGCCTCGATGTGCAAGCTCAAGTCGGGCCGTCTGGCCCGCGAGCTGGCGGATGGGTGCCTCCAGTTCTGGGGCGGCATGGGCTTCACCTGGGACAACCCCGTCGCACGCGCCTACCGGGATCTGCGTCTCGGGTCCATCGGCGGCGGGGCCGACGAGGTGATGCTCGGGATCATCAGCAAGGCCATGGGAACCCTGCCTCGCAAGTCGCGCGGCTGA
- a CDS encoding acyl-CoA carboxylase subunit beta has translation MPRLVSRIDPASASFSTYRTEMLARVAELRAIEAKSRDTEQLAREKFQKRGQLLPRERLALLLDRGSPFLELSTLCGYKHHDDTDGSLAGGNILIGIGFVSGVRCLVFVSNSAVKGGTATPWGVQKSLRAQAIALENRLPVVSLIESGGANLLYQQEIFIPGGETFYNQSKLSAAGIPQITIVHGSSTAGGAYIPGLSDHVVMVRGKAKVFLAGPPLLRAATGEVATDEDLGGAEMHATVAGTADHLAEDDADGIRIAREIIASLGWNDSLPPLERAAFEPPRYAADELCGVVPVDHRRPYDCREVIARIVDGSDFAPFKDDYDALTVCGWARVEGRSIGIIGNNGPITPKGATKAGQFIQLCCQARTPIVYLQNTTGYMVGTQSEQGGIVKHGAKMLQAVANATVPQVTFLIGGSFGAGNYGMCGRAFHPRFIFAWPNARTAVMGGEQAARVLSIVFGEKARRDGLPVDEAAMSEMTRPLIEQFDRESDAFHCSARLFDDGVIDPRDTRRVLGFILSTCDEAARRTLSPNTFGVARL, from the coding sequence GTGCCCCGACTCGTTTCCCGCATCGATCCGGCCTCCGCGAGCTTCTCCACATACAGGACGGAGATGCTCGCCCGCGTCGCCGAGCTGCGCGCCATCGAGGCGAAGTCGCGTGACACCGAGCAGCTGGCCCGCGAGAAGTTCCAGAAGCGAGGACAGCTCCTGCCCCGCGAGCGCCTCGCGCTGCTGCTCGACCGTGGCTCTCCCTTCCTCGAGCTCTCGACGCTCTGCGGCTACAAGCACCACGACGACACCGACGGCTCGCTCGCGGGCGGCAACATCCTCATCGGGATCGGCTTCGTCTCGGGGGTGCGCTGCCTCGTGTTCGTGAGCAACTCCGCCGTGAAGGGGGGCACCGCGACGCCCTGGGGAGTCCAGAAGTCGCTGAGGGCGCAGGCGATCGCGCTCGAGAACCGGCTGCCTGTCGTGTCGCTCATCGAGAGCGGCGGCGCGAACCTGCTCTACCAGCAGGAGATCTTCATCCCAGGCGGAGAGACCTTCTACAACCAGTCCAAGCTGTCGGCTGCCGGCATCCCGCAGATCACCATCGTGCACGGCTCCAGCACTGCGGGCGGGGCATACATCCCCGGGCTCTCGGATCACGTCGTCATGGTGCGCGGCAAGGCGAAGGTGTTCCTCGCCGGACCGCCGCTGCTGCGCGCCGCGACCGGTGAGGTGGCCACGGACGAGGATCTCGGTGGCGCCGAGATGCACGCCACCGTCGCCGGCACCGCCGACCATCTCGCCGAGGACGATGCCGATGGGATTCGCATCGCTCGAGAGATCATCGCGTCGCTCGGGTGGAACGACTCGTTGCCACCGCTCGAGCGCGCAGCCTTCGAGCCTCCGCGCTACGCCGCCGACGAGTTGTGCGGTGTCGTGCCGGTCGATCATCGGCGGCCCTATGACTGCCGTGAGGTGATCGCGCGGATCGTCGATGGCTCGGACTTCGCGCCGTTCAAGGACGACTATGACGCCCTCACGGTCTGCGGCTGGGCGCGTGTCGAGGGTCGGTCCATCGGAATCATCGGCAACAACGGGCCGATCACCCCCAAGGGGGCGACCAAGGCCGGGCAGTTCATCCAGCTCTGCTGCCAGGCACGGACGCCGATCGTCTACCTGCAGAACACGACCGGCTACATGGTCGGTACGCAGTCGGAGCAGGGCGGCATCGTGAAGCACGGCGCGAAGATGTTGCAGGCCGTCGCGAACGCGACGGTGCCGCAGGTGACGTTCCTGATCGGTGGGTCCTTCGGTGCTGGCAACTACGGCATGTGCGGTCGCGCGTTCCACCCGCGCTTCATCTTCGCGTGGCCGAACGCGCGTACCGCGGTGATGGGCGGCGAGCAGGCGGCGAGGGTGCTGTCCATCGTCTTCGGCGAGAAAGCTCGCCGCGACGGACTGCCCGTCGACGAGGCGGCGATGAGCGAGATGACGCGGCCGCTCATCGAGCAGTTCGATCGTGAGTCGGACGCGTTCCACTGCAGCGCCCGGCTGTTCGACGACGGTGTCATCGACCCGCGGGACACGCGGCGCGTGCTCGGGTTCATCCTGTCCACCTGCGACGAGGCCGCGCGCCGCACGCTCTCGCCGAACACGTTCGGCGTCGCCCGGCTGTAG